A stretch of the Malus sylvestris chromosome 10, drMalSylv7.2, whole genome shotgun sequence genome encodes the following:
- the LOC126584855 gene encoding uncharacterized protein LOC126584855 isoform X1, whose amino-acid sequence MTPANLAGQFGDTTYTKVFVGGLAWETQKETMKKYFEQFGDILEAVVITDKATGRSKGYGFVTFREAEAAMRACVDAAPVIDGRRANCNLASLGVQRSKPSTPKHGGGGGGRSFGRVMGPFQTGFGGVGSAFPSAATFPHYAIQQGIPYNLYGYSSYSPDYTYPTNYYGLYGGAAGQYPMYGTSPATGMVAGAAAAAAFYPYLSYGSEGNGGAAAGAYGSSGVPSYATGVQYPHQQQQLFQYSTMNSSGVGGYQHYGPPISLAPSPALQSPGVTVALPAPIPHR is encoded by the exons ATGACTCCAGCTAATCTGGCAGGGCAGTTTGGCGACACGACTTACACCAAGGTGTTTGTTGGCGGGTTGGCATGGGAAACCCAGAAGGAAACCATGAAGAAATACTTTGAACAGTTTGGTGACATCTTGGAGGCCGTTGTTATCACTGATAAGGCCACTGGGAGATCTAAGGGCTACGGATTT gtaACTTTTCGCGAAGCCGAAGCTGCGATGAGAGCTTGTGTGGATGCTGCTCCCGTGATTGATGGGAGGAGGGCTAACTGCAACCTTGCTTCTCTCGGTGTTCAGAGATCCAagccttcaactccaaagcaTG GTGGAGGGGGGGGAGGCAGGAGCTTTGGGAGGGTAATGGGGCCATTCCAAACAGGGTTTGGAGGAGTGGGATCAGCTTTTCCCTCTGCGGCAACCTTCCCTCATTATGCCATCCAACAAGGGATACCTTACAATCTTTATGG GTACTCTTCATACTCGCCAGACTACACTTATCCTACG aaCTACTATGGTTTGTATGGAGGGGCAGCAGGCCAGTATCCTATGTACGGAACAAGCCCTGCAACTGGGATGGTGGCCGGAGCAGCGGCGGCGGCGGCATTTTACCCCTATCTTTCATATGGATCAGAAGGGAATGGAGGAGCCGCAGCAGGTGCGTATGGTAGCTCAGGTGTGCCGAGCTATGCAACTGGTGTCCAATACCCccaccagcagcagcagctttTTCAGTATTCGACCATGAATTCAAGTGGAGTTGGAGGCTACCAGCACTATGGTCCTCCCATTTCTCTTGCGCCCTCGCCCGCCTTGCAGTCACCAG GCGTAACCGTGGCCCTTCCTGCACCAATTCCTCATCGCTAG
- the LOC126584855 gene encoding uncharacterized protein LOC126584855 isoform X2, translating to MTPANLAGQFGDTTYTKVFVGGLAWETQKETMKKYFEQFGDILEAVVITDKATGRSKGYGFVTFREAEAAMRACVDAAPVIDGRRANCNLASLGVQRSKPSTPKHGGGGGGRSFGRVMGPFQTGFGGVGSAFPSAATFPHYAIQQGIPYNLYGYSSYSPDYTYPTNYYGLYGGAAGQYPMYGTSPATGMVAGAAAAAAFYPYLSYGSEGNGGAAAGAYGSSGVPSYATGVQYPHQQQQLFQYSTMNSSGVGGYQHYGPPISLAPSPALQSPVCFAVPQA from the exons ATGACTCCAGCTAATCTGGCAGGGCAGTTTGGCGACACGACTTACACCAAGGTGTTTGTTGGCGGGTTGGCATGGGAAACCCAGAAGGAAACCATGAAGAAATACTTTGAACAGTTTGGTGACATCTTGGAGGCCGTTGTTATCACTGATAAGGCCACTGGGAGATCTAAGGGCTACGGATTT gtaACTTTTCGCGAAGCCGAAGCTGCGATGAGAGCTTGTGTGGATGCTGCTCCCGTGATTGATGGGAGGAGGGCTAACTGCAACCTTGCTTCTCTCGGTGTTCAGAGATCCAagccttcaactccaaagcaTG GTGGAGGGGGGGGAGGCAGGAGCTTTGGGAGGGTAATGGGGCCATTCCAAACAGGGTTTGGAGGAGTGGGATCAGCTTTTCCCTCTGCGGCAACCTTCCCTCATTATGCCATCCAACAAGGGATACCTTACAATCTTTATGG GTACTCTTCATACTCGCCAGACTACACTTATCCTACG aaCTACTATGGTTTGTATGGAGGGGCAGCAGGCCAGTATCCTATGTACGGAACAAGCCCTGCAACTGGGATGGTGGCCGGAGCAGCGGCGGCGGCGGCATTTTACCCCTATCTTTCATATGGATCAGAAGGGAATGGAGGAGCCGCAGCAGGTGCGTATGGTAGCTCAGGTGTGCCGAGCTATGCAACTGGTGTCCAATACCCccaccagcagcagcagctttTTCAGTATTCGACCATGAATTCAAGTGGAGTTGGAGGCTACCAGCACTATGGTCCTCCCATTTCTCTTGCGCCCTCGCCCGCCTTGCAGTCACCAG TGTGTTTTGCTGTGCCACAGGCGTAA
- the LOC126584853 gene encoding uncharacterized protein LOC126584853 — MTIPTTAATAPAEMDHRLVNPVHSDGPPIPQAQALSTSSVALPISARRTHRRPRTVDQMSPSGSTTDASGTRPAKKNTRGPCRQLKTGKVARVTNSRIPIGYDERHRAAPTAEQHSALAHDIGHVVRTFCPMLWKSWKAMSEETKITVRNQLSTNYNLEHMDEDKFAYVNRLFSECYKQRKSDLHKWFQEFDDPQVALEEGCRKELEDRQDSWVWLCGHFKDPTYVKKAKANKINRENKTLLHHSGSRPFSYRMEARQKEGSKFPEIDVFADFYVRPGNELTQSLHTTMVEKRQVVLQESASHLPLDMPIESVDPPEDAGFHIVTETLD, encoded by the exons ATGACTATACCTACTACTGCCGCCACTGCTCCGGCAGAGATGGACCATAGGCTGGTCAATCCGGTTCACTCAGATGGTCCTCCAATCCCACAAGCGCAGGCATTGTCGACTTCTTCGGTGGCGTTACCTATTAGTGCCAGACGAACTCACCGACGCCCCCGCACTGTGGACCAGATGTCGCCATCGGGATCCACAACCGATGCCTCCGGTACACGGCCAG CGAAGAAAAACACCCGGGGACCTTGTCGGCAATTGAAGACGGGGAAGGTCGCCCGGGTGACCAACAGTCGTATCCCAATCGGATACGATGAGCGACATCGGGCAGCACCAACGGCGGAGCAGCATAGTGCATTGGCCCACGACATTGGGCATGTCGTGCGGACCTTTTGCCCTATGCTGTGGAAGTCTTGGAAGGCGATGTCGGAGGAGACAAAGATTACGGTGCGCAATCAATTGTCC ACAAACTACAATTTGGAGCACATGGACGAGGACAAGTTCGCGTATGTCAATCGGCTCTTCTCCGAATGCTACAAGCAGCGGAAGAGTGACCTACACAAATGGTTCCAGGAGTTTGATGATCCACAGGTCGCTCTTGAGGAGGGATGTCGGAAGGAGTTGGAGGACCGACAAGATAGTTGGGTTTGGCTTTGCGGTCATTTTAAGGACCCGACATATGTG AAGAAGGCGAAGGCAAACAAGATCAATCGAGAGAATAAgactcttctccaccattcGGGTTCAAGGCCTTTCTCTTATAGGATGGAGGCGCGACAGAAA GAGGGTTCAAAATTTCCGGAGATCGATGTCTTTGCTGACTTTTATGTTCGGCCTGGGAATGAGTTAACCCAGTCCCTTCAT aCAACTATGGTGGAGAAGCGACAGGTGGTGCTTCAGGAGTCCGCCTCCCACCTTCCTTTGGACATGCCGATAGAGTCTGTGGATCCCCCTGAGGATGCAGGATTTCACATCGTCACTGAGACGTTGGACTAG